DNA from Bordetella genomosp. 13:
AACACCACCTCGACGCCCTGCTTCTGCACGATCGGAGAAATGTACTGCTGCAGCAGGTTCTGGTAGTCGCCGCCCCAGGTGCCCACTACCACGTTGCCGCCGGCGGCATGGGCCATGCCCGGAATCATCGGCAGTGCGGGCGCGAGCGCCAGGCCGGATGCGGTTTTCAGAAAGCTGCGACGGTCCATGTTTGTCCTCTTTACGAACGTAGGTACTGCGTGTGACGAGAAAACTGCCTTGTACAACCCGTATTCTGCTCTCGGTAGCACCTTACCGGTACTACCGATAACCCTGCCTAGGGATTGCCCTTCGTGCCGCGCGTGGGCGGGACAAATCCGCCGGGCGCGCTATGCCAATGCCTGAAGCCGCACCGGCGCGTCCGGCGCCATGGCCTGCAGGTCTTCCAGTTCCAGATCGCGCGTGATCACCACCAGCACGTCGCGGTCGGCGGGCGCCGAAGCCATGCGGCGCGGCATGCCGAAGGTGGTGCCCACGCTCTGGATCAGCACCGGTTCCGGGCAATCGGTCACGCGCAGCAGCGCCTTCACGCGCAGCAGGCGATCGCCGCAGAACCCGGCCAGATCGTCCAGCCACATCGAGAAATCGGTCCATGACAGCGCCTGCGTCGCGCCGCCGGTCCACACGCGGATGCGGGGATGGCGCAACGGCCCCGCGGCCCCCGCATCGCGCAGCGCCTGCAGCGCGAGGTCCACCGCCTGGGCGCCGGGCAGCGCGGCAAAAGCTTCGCGCACCGCGACGGCGCGATCGGCTTCGGCGACGATGCGCGCCAGCGGATTGAGCGCCTGGGCCCGCGCGCGATGCGCGTCGAGTTCGGCGGCCGGCACCAGAT
Protein-coding regions in this window:
- a CDS encoding CobW family GTP-binding protein encodes the protein MVPPTPVDLVILSGFLGSGKTSLLVDFLEGDDAADTGVIVNEAGEIGIDGAIVADSNDSVRMTLLANGCVCCSLRSSLVHTVNALLDAPRPEGHGPLKRIILETSGLSRPGPIIASLADPELASRGLRLTVVTTYDCQAGALRDEQFEEAAAQFAAAQRIVLTKTDLVPAAELDAHRARAQALNPLARIVAEADRAVAVREAFAALPGAQAVDLALQALRDAGAAGPLRHPRIRVWTGGATQALSWTDFSMWLDDLAGFCGDRLLRVKALLRVTDCPEPVLIQSVGTTFGMPRRMASAPADRDVLVVITRDLELEDLQAMAPDAPVRLQALA